From the genome of Vicia villosa cultivar HV-30 ecotype Madison, WI linkage group LG2, Vvil1.0, whole genome shotgun sequence, one region includes:
- the LOC131651312 gene encoding F-box protein At1g80960-like, which yields MRSIKEEEDLISKLPDVILSSIISLLPVMEGVRTGVLSKRWETMWKYSSHLNFDQRKMLKPLIEEYIQTSEPTTRLKMAMCRKISPEDEQYFDTIAQTAMLITSIMDNHIGPLKSCSIRHLVGWTL from the exons ATGAGATCTATAAAAGAAGAGGAAGATCTTATCAGCAAGCTTCCTGATGTAATTTTATCTTCTATCATTTCTTTGCTTCCCGTCATGGAAGGAGTGAGAACTGGTGTGCTTTCAAAACGGTGGGAAACAATGTGGAAATACTCATCTCACCTTAACTTTGACCAAAGAAAAATGTTGAAGCCTTTGATCGAAGAATATATTCAAACTTCTGAACCAACTACACGCCTTAAAATGGCTATGTGTCGTAAG ATATCTCCCGAAGATGAGCAATATTTTGATACAATTGCTCAAACAGCCATGTTGATTACATCAATTATGGACAATCACATTGGTCCTTTGAAAAGTTGTAGTAT